One genomic segment of Candidatus Woesearchaeota archaeon includes these proteins:
- a CDS encoding NAD(P)H-dependent oxidoreductase: MNKKSEVLIVFAHPSKEGHNVLIFNNVKKLLKEKNLNYSVVDLYKDKFNPVLEDTELYTQGKRELSKQVFNYQNLIKEHEKLIFIFPIWWNGPPAILKGFFDKVLTGRFAFTYKEITRNLFIPIKLLIGKKAAVFYTTGSPKIAFEGYLGGRGRKVVCKDILGFCGIKSKGFILDNAKKIDENTQTRVSKLVNNGFNWLLK; encoded by the coding sequence ATGAATAAAAAATCTGAAGTTTTGATTGTTTTTGCGCATCCCAGCAAAGAAGGTCATAACGTCTTGATTTTTAATAATGTAAAAAAACTTCTTAAAGAAAAAAATTTGAACTATTCCGTCGTTGATTTATATAAAGACAAGTTTAACCCTGTGCTCGAGGATACTGAGTTGTACACACAAGGAAAAAGAGAACTTTCCAAACAAGTTTTCAATTATCAAAATTTAATTAAAGAACACGAAAAATTAATTTTTATTTTTCCCATTTGGTGGAATGGGCCCCCTGCTATTTTGAAAGGTTTTTTTGATAAAGTTCTAACAGGAAGATTCGCTTTTACTTACAAAGAAATAACTAGAAACTTATTCATTCCTATAAAACTATTAATAGGGAAAAAAGCAGCTGTTTTTTATACTACTGGTTCTCCTAAAATTGCTTTTGAAGGATACTTAGGAGGAAGAGGCAGAAAAGTTGTTTGTAAAGACATTCTTGGATTTTGCGGTATTAAAAGTAAAGGTTTTATTCTAGATAATGCAAAAAAAATCGACGAGAATACACAAACTAGAGTTTCTAAACTTGTAAACAATGGCTTTAATTGGTTGTTAAAGTAA